The proteins below are encoded in one region of Microbacterium pygmaeum:
- a CDS encoding phosphoglycerate kinase, producing MALRTLESLGSLAGKRVIVRCDLNVPLKDGQITDDGRVRASLPTLNALIQQGARVVVCSHLGRPDGAPDPKYSLAPVAQRLSELLGTPVAFARDTVGESAAEAVASLEDGDVAVIENLRFNPGETSKDDAERAAFAAQLAELGDVLVSDGFGVVHRKQASVYDLAEILPSAAGLLIEAELDVLDRLTEKPERPYTVVLGGSKVSDKLGVISHLLPRVDRLLVGGGMLFTFLAAEGDKVGASLLEADQLDTVREYIQRAKDSGVEIVLPTDVVVASKFGADAEHLVTPADAIEETPFGASGLGLDIGPDTAARFAEVIRSSKTVFWNGPMGVFELAPFAAGTKAVAQALTEVDGLSVVGGGDSAAAVRQLGFSDDRFGHISTGGGASLEFLEGKKLPGLEVLGWS from the coding sequence ATGGCTCTGCGCACCCTCGAATCGCTGGGGTCGCTCGCAGGCAAGCGCGTCATCGTCCGCTGTGATCTGAACGTCCCCCTGAAGGACGGTCAGATCACGGACGACGGCCGCGTGCGTGCGTCGCTGCCCACCCTCAACGCCCTCATCCAGCAGGGCGCCCGCGTGGTCGTCTGCTCGCACCTCGGCCGCCCCGACGGTGCGCCGGATCCGAAGTACAGCCTCGCCCCGGTCGCACAGCGCCTGTCCGAGCTGCTCGGCACTCCGGTCGCGTTCGCCCGTGACACGGTGGGGGAGTCCGCCGCCGAGGCGGTCGCATCCCTGGAAGACGGGGACGTCGCGGTGATCGAGAACCTGCGCTTCAACCCGGGCGAGACCTCGAAGGACGACGCGGAGCGCGCTGCGTTCGCCGCACAGCTCGCCGAGCTCGGCGACGTCCTCGTCTCCGACGGCTTCGGTGTCGTGCACCGCAAACAGGCGAGCGTGTACGACCTCGCCGAGATCCTGCCGTCCGCGGCCGGACTGCTGATCGAGGCCGAGCTGGACGTCCTGGACCGTCTGACCGAGAAACCCGAGCGTCCGTACACGGTCGTCCTCGGCGGCTCGAAGGTCAGCGACAAGCTCGGCGTGATCTCCCACCTGCTGCCGCGCGTGGATCGTCTGCTGGTCGGCGGCGGCATGCTCTTCACGTTCCTCGCGGCCGAGGGCGACAAGGTCGGCGCGAGTCTCCTCGAGGCCGACCAGCTGGACACCGTTCGCGAATACATCCAGCGGGCCAAGGACTCGGGCGTGGAGATCGTCCTGCCCACCGACGTCGTCGTGGCCTCGAAGTTCGGCGCGGACGCGGAGCACCTGGTGACCCCCGCCGACGCCATCGAAGAGACGCCGTTCGGCGCGTCGGGTCTGGGCCTGGACATCGGACCGGACACCGCGGCGCGGTTCGCCGAGGTGATCCGCAGCAGCAAGACCGTGTTCTGGAACGGCCCCATGGGCGTGTTCGAACTCGCACCTTTCGCGGCCGGAACGAAGGCCGTCGCGCAGGCCCTCACCGAGGTCGACGGACTCAGCGTCGTCGGCGGCGGCGACTCGGCGGCAGCGGTGCGTCAACTCGGCTTCAGCGACGATCGGTTCGGACACATCTCGACGGGCGGCGGAGCAAGCCTGGAGTTCCTCGAGGGCAAGAAGCTCCCCGGACTGGAGGTCCTCGGATGGTCGTAG
- the gap gene encoding type I glyceraldehyde-3-phosphate dehydrogenase → MAVKIGINGFGRIGRNYLRAALAQGADLDIVAVNDLTDNKTLAHLLKYDSVGGPLAEEVTYDEDSITVGGKKIKVFEERDPANLPWGELGVDIVIESTGRFTKAEDAKKHVAGGAKKVLISAPATGDDVTVVMGVNEGDYNPETDVIISNASCTTNCLAPLAKVFNDAFGIERGFMMTAHAYTADQNLQDGPHSDLRRARAAAINIVPASTGAAKAIGHVLPELNGKLSGSSYRVPVPTGSIVDLTIVTPTEGLTVDQVNAAYQAAAADGRLAGYLQYTEDPIVSSDIQGNPHSSIFDSELTNVSGNLVKVSAWYDNEWGYSNRLVDLTEYVAESL, encoded by the coding sequence GTGGCTGTCAAGATCGGAATCAACGGCTTCGGCCGCATCGGACGCAACTACCTCCGCGCGGCTCTCGCGCAGGGTGCGGACCTCGACATCGTGGCGGTGAACGACCTCACCGACAACAAGACCCTCGCTCACCTGCTCAAGTACGACTCGGTCGGCGGTCCGCTGGCCGAAGAGGTCACCTACGACGAGGACTCGATCACCGTCGGCGGCAAGAAGATCAAGGTCTTCGAAGAGCGCGACCCCGCGAACCTCCCCTGGGGCGAGCTCGGTGTCGACATCGTCATCGAGTCGACCGGCCGCTTCACCAAGGCCGAGGATGCCAAGAAGCACGTCGCCGGCGGCGCCAAGAAGGTCCTGATCTCGGCTCCGGCCACCGGTGACGACGTGACCGTCGTCATGGGCGTGAACGAGGGCGACTACAACCCCGAGACCGACGTCATCATCTCCAACGCGTCGTGCACCACGAACTGCCTCGCCCCGCTGGCCAAGGTCTTCAACGACGCGTTCGGCATCGAGCGCGGCTTCATGATGACCGCACACGCGTACACGGCCGACCAGAATCTGCAGGACGGCCCGCACAGCGATCTGCGCCGCGCCCGTGCAGCCGCGATCAACATCGTTCCGGCCTCGACCGGAGCTGCGAAGGCGATCGGCCACGTGCTGCCAGAACTGAACGGCAAGCTCAGCGGCTCCTCGTACCGCGTCCCGGTTCCCACCGGCTCCATCGTCGACCTCACCATCGTGACGCCCACCGAGGGACTCACGGTCGACCAGGTCAACGCGGCCTACCAGGCTGCGGCTGCGGACGGGCGTCTGGCCGGCTACCTCCAGTACACGGAGGACCCGATCGTCTCCAGCGACATCCAGGGAAACCCGCACTCGTCGATCTTCGACTCGGAGCTGACCAACGTCAGCGGCAACCTGGTCAAGGTCTCCGCCTGGTACGACAACGAGTGGGGCTACTCCAACCGTCTGGTCGATCTCACCGAGTACGTGGCTGAGAGCCTGTAG
- a CDS encoding superoxide dismutase, which yields MAIYTLPDLPYDYAALEPHISGKIMQLHHDKHHQAYVTGANTALEQLAEARDSGNLANVNKLEKDLAFNLGGHVNHSIFWTNLSPEGGGAPEGELAAAIDEFFGSFEKFQAHFTAAATGIQGSGWAVLSWDPIGSQLLIQQLFDQQSNTAQGTVPIFQLDMWEHAFYLDYLNVKADYVKAVWNIANWENVQSRFTTAREKTTGLLVLS from the coding sequence ATGGCGATCTACACGCTCCCCGACCTCCCGTACGACTACGCGGCACTCGAGCCGCACATCAGCGGCAAGATCATGCAGCTGCACCATGACAAGCACCACCAGGCGTACGTGACGGGGGCGAACACGGCGCTCGAGCAGCTCGCCGAGGCCCGCGACAGCGGCAACCTGGCGAATGTGAACAAGCTGGAGAAGGACCTCGCGTTCAACCTCGGCGGCCACGTCAACCACTCCATCTTCTGGACCAACCTGTCGCCGGAGGGCGGGGGTGCGCCCGAGGGCGAGCTGGCTGCGGCGATCGACGAGTTCTTCGGCAGCTTCGAGAAGTTCCAGGCCCACTTCACGGCCGCCGCGACCGGCATCCAGGGCTCCGGATGGGCGGTGCTCAGCTGGGACCCGATCGGCTCGCAGCTGCTCATCCAGCAGCTGTTCGATCAGCAGTCCAACACCGCGCAGGGCACGGTGCCGATCTTCCAGCTCGACATGTGGGAGCACGCCTTCTACCTGGACTACCTGAACGTCAAGGCCGACTACGTCAAGGCAGTCTGGAACATCGCGAACTGGGAGAACGTTCAGAGCCGCTTCACCACGGCCCGCGAGAAGACGACGGGCCTGCTGGTACTGTCGTAA
- the whiA gene encoding DNA-binding protein WhiA yields MSLTADVKAELTSVRDPSPTARVAELTALLRFSGGLHSIANRVAVEAELDSDILARRVARDVMEIYGVRPELVHVQGSGARNGSHYAVRIIDGGETLARQTGLLDQRRRPVRGLPNKLTTGSRSDLAAIWRGAFLAAGTLSEPGRSAALEITCPAPEAAMALVGAAHRLGIPAKAREVRGVPRVVVREGEAIRAALAQMGAQRAAGEWDQLRQRREVRAGVNRLVNFDDANLRRSAQAAVAACARVERALEILGEDVPEHLREAGELRLAHRDASLDELGHHADPPLTKDAVAGRIRRLLAMADKKAEVEGIPDTEAAVPVGAED; encoded by the coding sequence GTGTCGCTGACCGCCGACGTGAAGGCCGAACTGACCTCCGTACGCGACCCGAGTCCCACAGCTCGGGTGGCGGAGCTGACGGCGTTGCTGCGGTTCTCGGGAGGTCTGCACTCGATCGCCAACCGGGTCGCCGTCGAGGCGGAACTGGACTCGGACATCCTGGCCCGACGCGTCGCCCGCGACGTGATGGAGATCTACGGGGTCCGCCCGGAACTGGTGCACGTGCAGGGCTCGGGCGCCCGGAACGGCAGCCACTACGCCGTCCGGATCATCGACGGCGGCGAGACCCTCGCACGTCAGACGGGTCTGCTCGATCAGCGTCGTCGTCCGGTGCGCGGTCTGCCGAACAAGCTCACCACCGGCTCACGCTCCGACCTGGCAGCGATCTGGCGTGGCGCATTCCTGGCCGCAGGCACGCTCAGCGAGCCCGGTCGATCCGCGGCGCTGGAGATCACCTGCCCCGCGCCCGAGGCGGCGATGGCGCTGGTCGGCGCCGCGCACCGTCTCGGCATCCCGGCCAAGGCCCGGGAGGTTCGTGGGGTCCCGCGGGTGGTCGTCCGCGAGGGCGAGGCGATCCGCGCCGCCCTGGCCCAGATGGGCGCACAGCGAGCAGCTGGGGAATGGGACCAGCTGCGTCAACGTCGCGAAGTCCGCGCCGGCGTGAACCGCCTGGTGAACTTCGACGACGCCAACCTCCGTCGCTCGGCGCAGGCCGCTGTGGCCGCGTGCGCGCGAGTGGAGCGGGCACTGGAGATCCTGGGCGAGGACGTTCCCGAACATCTGCGCGAAGCGGGCGAACTGCGTCTGGCCCACCGCGATGCGAGCCTGGACGAACTCGGCCACCACGCCGACCCTCCGCTGACCAAGGATGCCGTCGCAGGGCGCATCCGTCGGCTGCTGGCGATGGCCGACAAGAAGGCCGAGGTGGAGGGCATCCCCGACACCGAAGCGGCCGTTCCGGTGGGCGCCGAAGACTGA
- the rapZ gene encoding RNase adapter RapZ translates to MTDAEDSAAATSDPTGEVLIVTGMSGAGRSTAADALEDLGWYVVDNLPPQMLRPLLDLTALAASALPRVAVVVDVRGRDLFAELPEITRALRRGRPVRVMFLDASDEVLVRRFEAVRRPHPLQGDGTILDGIRLERDRLAVVRESADVIVDTSNFNIHQLASQVVEMFSAENAAKHTVTLMSFGFKYGLPPDADSVADMRFLPNPFWNDELRALTGEDPAVREYVLAQQGAAEFIDAYAAALTPVLDGYQRENKRHSVIAVGCTGGKHRSVVMARELADRLSSLPGVAVRVKHRDLGRE, encoded by the coding sequence ATGACCGACGCTGAGGACAGCGCTGCGGCGACGAGCGATCCCACCGGTGAGGTGCTGATCGTCACCGGGATGTCCGGTGCCGGCCGCTCGACCGCGGCCGACGCGCTCGAAGATCTCGGCTGGTACGTGGTGGACAACCTGCCGCCGCAGATGCTGCGCCCCCTCCTGGACCTGACCGCACTGGCGGCCAGCGCGCTCCCGCGGGTGGCGGTCGTGGTCGACGTCCGCGGACGCGATCTGTTCGCCGAGCTGCCGGAGATCACGCGCGCGCTCCGCCGTGGCCGGCCGGTGCGGGTGATGTTCCTCGACGCATCCGACGAGGTCCTCGTGCGCCGATTCGAGGCGGTCCGACGCCCGCATCCGCTGCAGGGCGACGGGACGATCCTGGACGGGATACGGCTCGAGCGCGACCGTCTGGCGGTCGTGCGCGAGAGCGCCGATGTCATCGTCGACACATCGAACTTCAACATCCACCAGCTCGCCTCGCAGGTGGTCGAGATGTTCTCCGCGGAGAACGCCGCCAAGCACACGGTCACGTTGATGAGCTTCGGCTTCAAGTACGGACTTCCCCCGGACGCCGATTCAGTGGCCGACATGCGGTTCCTCCCCAACCCGTTCTGGAACGACGAGCTGCGCGCTCTGACCGGCGAGGACCCGGCGGTTCGCGAGTACGTGCTCGCCCAACAGGGCGCTGCGGAATTCATCGACGCGTACGCGGCGGCGCTCACGCCGGTTCTGGACGGCTACCAGCGCGAGAACAAGCGACATTCGGTGATCGCCGTCGGCTGCACCGGCGGCAAGCACCGCTCGGTCGTGATGGCCCGGGAACTGGCCGATCGGCTCTCGAGCCTTCCCGGCGTCGCCGTCCGTGTGAAACATCGCGATCTGGGTCGCGAGTAG
- the uvrC gene encoding excinuclease ABC subunit UvrC — protein MAQQLSYKPRAGEIPTNPGVYRFRDAAGRVLYVGKAKNLRARLSNYFAPLHTLHERTRRMVTTAASVEWTVVASDVDSLQLEYMWIKEFDPPFNVRYKDDKSYPFMAITLGDEAPRVIVTRNRRIPGAKYFGPYPKVWAVHDTIDLMIKVFPIRTCSDASYRKAMVTGRPCFPGQIGRCGGPCSMRVTIEEHRAIVDDFVAFMAGGDQRFAKELNARMREASAAMDYESAAVYRDRLVSIDAVLSKSALVLAPDTDADLFGIAEDELAATVQHFVIRGGRVRGVRATTIEKELDITGGDLVDQVLQRAYGDAPVADIPRQVLVPELPDDAADLEEWLRDRRGKQVTIQVAQRGRKAELMKTASLNAQQALIVHKTRRTSDYVARTQALTDLQEALGLAEAPLRIECYDVSHLGGTNVVASMVVFEDGLPRKDQYRSFGVAETTDDTDSLHQVLMRRLAYLDRPEEQDEPVPDPTDDATVATTRKRPRFAYPPQLLVVDGGKPQVAAAARALADAGHEEIALCGIAKRLEEVWLPGEEYPVILPRTSEALYLLQRLRDEAHRFAITHQRRRRRRDISSVLAEVPGLGQARIRALLRHFGSVAALKKASQEEISELPGIGPKLAAAVYAHLSDD, from the coding sequence ATGGCCCAGCAGCTCTCCTACAAGCCGCGGGCGGGTGAGATCCCGACCAACCCCGGCGTCTACCGCTTCCGCGACGCCGCGGGACGGGTCCTCTACGTGGGCAAGGCGAAGAACCTGCGCGCGCGGCTTTCGAACTACTTCGCGCCCCTGCACACGCTGCACGAGCGCACGCGCCGGATGGTGACCACGGCCGCATCGGTCGAATGGACCGTCGTGGCCAGCGACGTCGACTCCCTCCAGCTGGAGTACATGTGGATCAAGGAGTTCGATCCGCCGTTCAACGTCCGCTACAAGGACGACAAGTCCTACCCGTTCATGGCGATCACGCTCGGCGACGAAGCGCCTCGAGTGATCGTCACGCGCAACCGGCGGATCCCCGGGGCGAAGTACTTCGGCCCGTACCCCAAGGTGTGGGCCGTGCACGACACGATCGATCTGATGATCAAGGTCTTCCCGATCCGCACGTGCAGCGACGCTTCGTACCGCAAGGCGATGGTGACGGGGCGGCCGTGCTTCCCCGGGCAGATCGGCCGCTGCGGTGGCCCCTGCTCGATGCGGGTGACGATCGAGGAGCACCGAGCCATCGTCGACGACTTCGTCGCGTTCATGGCCGGCGGTGACCAGCGGTTCGCCAAGGAGCTGAACGCACGGATGCGCGAGGCATCCGCGGCGATGGACTACGAGTCCGCGGCGGTGTACCGCGACCGCCTGGTCTCGATCGACGCCGTCTTGTCCAAGAGCGCACTGGTGCTGGCTCCGGACACCGACGCCGACCTGTTCGGCATCGCGGAAGACGAACTGGCCGCGACCGTCCAGCACTTCGTGATCCGCGGTGGCCGGGTGCGCGGTGTCCGCGCCACCACCATCGAGAAGGAGCTCGACATCACCGGCGGCGACCTCGTCGATCAGGTGCTCCAGCGCGCGTACGGCGATGCTCCCGTCGCGGATATCCCGCGCCAGGTGCTGGTGCCCGAACTCCCCGACGATGCGGCAGACCTCGAGGAATGGCTCCGGGATCGCCGTGGCAAGCAGGTGACGATCCAGGTCGCGCAGCGTGGTCGCAAGGCCGAGCTGATGAAGACGGCGTCCCTCAACGCACAGCAGGCGCTCATCGTGCACAAGACGCGTCGCACCAGCGACTACGTCGCACGCACGCAGGCGCTCACGGATCTGCAGGAAGCGCTGGGCCTGGCCGAAGCGCCGCTGCGGATCGAGTGCTACGACGTGTCGCACCTCGGGGGCACCAACGTGGTCGCTTCGATGGTCGTCTTCGAGGACGGTCTGCCGCGCAAAGACCAGTACCGCTCGTTCGGCGTCGCCGAGACCACGGACGACACCGACTCGCTGCACCAGGTCCTGATGCGTCGCCTCGCGTACCTCGACCGCCCGGAGGAGCAGGACGAACCCGTGCCTGATCCCACCGACGACGCAACGGTGGCGACGACCCGCAAGCGGCCTCGGTTCGCATACCCGCCGCAGCTCCTGGTCGTCGACGGCGGCAAGCCGCAGGTCGCCGCCGCCGCACGAGCGCTCGCGGACGCCGGCCACGAGGAGATCGCGCTGTGCGGCATCGCGAAGCGGCTGGAGGAGGTGTGGCTGCCGGGGGAGGAGTACCCCGTGATCCTGCCGCGCACCAGCGAGGCGCTCTACCTCCTGCAGCGACTGCGCGACGAGGCGCACCGCTTCGCGATCACGCATCAGCGCCGTCGTCGACGGCGCGACATCTCGAGCGTGCTCGCTGAGGTCCCCGGCCTCGGACAGGCACGCATCCGTGCACTCCTGCGGCACTTCGGCTCCGTCGCCGCGCTCAAGAAGGCGAGCCAGGAGGAGATCTCAGAGCTGCCGGGCATCGGGCCGAAGCTGGCGGCCGCGGTCTACGCCCATCTCTCGGATGACTAG
- the uvrA gene encoding excinuclease ABC subunit UvrA, which translates to MPIVPVAAPGNTSGTLSVRGARVHNLKNVDLDIPRDSLVVFTGLSGSGKSSLAFDTIFAEGQRRYVESLSAYARQFLGQVDRPDVDFIEGLSPAVSIDQKSTNRNPRSTVGTITEIYDYMRLLWARIGVPHCPVCGEIIQRQTVQQIADQLVELPERTRYQIVAPVVSQKKGEFVDLFKELSAKGYARAVVDGELIQLAEPPVLKKSYKHDIAVVVDRLVAGPDTLGRVTDSVETALGLADGIMQINFVDEEGDAAWQSFSEKLACPNGHPLQLTEIEPRTFSFNAPFGACPACSGLGTRMSVDVDLMLGDEDLSIREGVLIPWTTQGKGLFQYYERLLEGLAADLKFSLDTPWRDLRLDVQEAVLRGENYKVTVKWKNRYGREMRYSSGFEGVVPYIERQYMQAESDTQRVRWSDYLREVPCPVCHGDRLKPEVLAVMVHGHSIAEAAKLSLGDARAYFAQLTLTDREATIAAQVLREIRVRLDFLIQVGLNYLSLSRAAATLSGGEAQRIRLATQIGSGLTGVLYVLDEPSIGLHQRDNRRLIQTLVTLRDLGNTLIVVEHDEETIHAADWVVDIGPGAGVNGGSVVHSGPLASLLEDTSSLTADYLSGRREIETPRKRRKIDRSRMISVVGARENNLRNVTADFPLGVLTAVTGVSGSGKSSLVNGILYQVLATRLNGARRVAGKHTRVTGLDNLDKVVHVDQAPIGRTPRSNPATYTGVFDRIRTLFSETPEAKVRGYQPGRFSFNVKGGRCEACSGDGTIKIEMNFLPDVYVDCEVCHGKRYNRDTLAVHYKGKNIAEVLELPISEAADFFEPIQAIHRYLKTLVDVGLGYVRLGQSATTLSGGEAQRVKLATELQRRSNGRSIYVLDEPTTGLHFEDVSKLLEVLNGLVDKGNTVIVIEHNLDVIKSADWIIDLGPEGGSGGGEIVAVGTPEQVARSEKSFTGAFLAEVLESPAQRRKAG; encoded by the coding sequence GTGCCCATCGTTCCTGTCGCCGCGCCCGGAAACACCAGTGGAACGCTGAGCGTTCGGGGCGCTCGCGTCCACAATCTGAAGAACGTCGATCTCGACATCCCCCGTGATTCCCTGGTGGTCTTCACCGGTCTGTCCGGGTCGGGGAAGTCCAGTCTCGCGTTCGACACGATCTTCGCGGAGGGCCAGCGCCGCTACGTCGAGTCGCTCAGCGCGTACGCGCGGCAATTCCTCGGGCAGGTGGATCGTCCCGACGTCGACTTCATCGAAGGGCTCAGCCCCGCGGTCTCCATCGACCAGAAGTCGACCAACCGAAACCCGCGGTCCACGGTCGGCACCATCACCGAGATCTACGACTACATGCGTCTGCTGTGGGCGCGCATCGGCGTGCCGCATTGCCCGGTGTGCGGCGAGATCATCCAGCGCCAGACGGTGCAGCAGATCGCCGACCAGCTCGTGGAGTTGCCGGAGCGGACCCGCTATCAGATCGTCGCGCCCGTCGTCTCGCAGAAGAAGGGCGAGTTCGTCGACCTCTTCAAGGAGCTCTCGGCGAAGGGGTACGCGCGTGCCGTCGTCGACGGCGAACTGATCCAGCTCGCCGAGCCCCCGGTCCTGAAGAAGAGCTACAAGCACGACATCGCCGTCGTCGTCGACCGGCTGGTGGCCGGACCCGACACGCTCGGGCGCGTCACCGACTCCGTCGAGACCGCGCTGGGGCTCGCCGACGGCATCATGCAGATCAACTTCGTCGATGAGGAGGGCGACGCGGCGTGGCAGTCCTTCTCGGAGAAGCTCGCCTGCCCCAACGGGCATCCGCTTCAGCTGACCGAGATCGAGCCGCGGACCTTCTCGTTCAACGCACCGTTCGGCGCGTGCCCGGCGTGCTCGGGACTGGGCACGCGTATGTCGGTGGACGTCGACCTGATGCTGGGCGACGAGGACCTGTCGATCCGCGAGGGCGTCCTGATCCCGTGGACGACGCAGGGCAAGGGACTCTTCCAGTACTACGAGCGGCTCCTCGAGGGCCTCGCCGCCGACCTGAAGTTCTCTCTCGACACGCCGTGGCGCGATCTCCGGCTCGATGTGCAGGAGGCGGTGCTCCGCGGCGAGAACTACAAGGTCACCGTGAAGTGGAAGAACCGGTACGGGCGCGAGATGCGCTACTCGTCCGGCTTCGAAGGCGTCGTGCCCTACATCGAGCGGCAGTACATGCAGGCCGAGTCCGACACGCAGCGGGTGCGCTGGTCGGACTACCTCCGCGAGGTGCCGTGCCCGGTGTGCCACGGGGATCGCCTCAAGCCCGAGGTGCTCGCCGTCATGGTGCACGGACACTCGATCGCCGAGGCGGCGAAGCTCAGCCTGGGCGACGCGCGCGCGTACTTCGCACAGCTGACCCTCACCGACCGCGAGGCCACGATCGCGGCGCAGGTGCTGCGCGAGATCCGGGTACGCCTGGACTTCCTCATCCAGGTCGGTCTGAACTATCTGAGTCTCAGCAGGGCGGCCGCGACCCTCTCCGGTGGCGAGGCGCAGCGCATCCGGCTGGCGACGCAGATCGGCTCGGGCCTGACAGGTGTCCTCTACGTCCTCGACGAGCCGTCGATCGGCCTGCACCAGCGCGACAACCGGCGTCTGATCCAGACGCTGGTCACCCTCCGCGATCTGGGCAACACGCTGATCGTCGTCGAACACGACGAGGAGACGATCCACGCGGCCGACTGGGTCGTCGACATCGGCCCCGGTGCCGGGGTCAACGGAGGGTCGGTCGTGCACTCCGGGCCCCTGGCGTCCCTCCTCGAGGACACATCTTCGCTCACCGCCGACTACCTGTCGGGTCGTCGCGAGATCGAGACGCCCCGCAAGCGGCGGAAGATCGATCGGTCGCGGATGATCTCGGTCGTTGGTGCGCGCGAGAACAACCTGCGCAACGTGACGGCCGACTTCCCACTCGGGGTGCTGACAGCCGTGACCGGGGTCAGCGGCTCGGGCAAGTCGTCGCTGGTGAACGGCATCCTCTATCAGGTGCTCGCGACCAGGCTCAACGGCGCGCGTCGCGTCGCGGGCAAGCACACGCGCGTGACCGGGCTGGACAACCTCGACAAGGTCGTCCACGTCGACCAGGCGCCGATCGGCCGGACGCCTCGCTCGAACCCCGCCACCTACACGGGCGTGTTCGACCGCATCCGCACGCTCTTCAGCGAGACCCCGGAGGCGAAGGTCCGCGGCTATCAGCCCGGCCGGTTCAGCTTCAACGTCAAGGGCGGCCGGTGCGAGGCCTGTTCCGGCGACGGCACGATCAAGATCGAGATGAACTTCCTGCCGGATGTCTACGTGGACTGCGAGGTGTGCCACGGCAAGCGCTACAACCGCGACACCCTCGCCGTGCACTACAAGGGCAAGAACATCGCCGAGGTGCTCGAGCTGCCGATCTCCGAAGCCGCCGACTTCTTCGAACCCATCCAGGCGATCCACCGGTATCTGAAGACACTGGTCGATGTGGGACTGGGCTACGTGCGACTCGGCCAGTCGGCCACGACGCTCTCCGGCGGCGAGGCGCAGCGGGTGAAGCTCGCGACGGAGCTGCAGCGCCGGAGCAACGGCCGCAGCATCTACGTGCTCGACGAGCCGACGACCGGTCTGCACTTCGAGGACGTCAGCAAGCTGCTCGAGGTCCTGAACGGTCTGGTGGACAAGGGCAACACGGTGATCGTCATCGAGCACAACCTCGATGTGATCAAGTCCGCGGACTGGATCATCGACCTCGGCCCGGAAGGCGGGTCCGGCGGCGGCGAAATCGTGGCCGTCGGGACGCCCGAGCAGGTCGCCCGGTCGGAGAAGAGCTTCACCGGCGCCTTCCTCGCCGAGGTCCTGGAGAGCCCGGCCCAGCGCCGCAAGGCCGGCTGA